The Pedobacter mucosus genome window below encodes:
- a CDS encoding LytR/AlgR family response regulator transcription factor: protein MKSKLNCIVIDDDPEVSNYVSEFVRETSFLHLVSVHNSPAEAIDIIGSSGIDLIILDINLPGIDGMSFAKTLYDQYGKDMPRIIFISGSGDHASEGYKVDAIDYLLKPFTYEDFYKAAFKAKNYPLTLAQKNETEEYIFLKVEHELIRIAINEILYGESQKDYIKVFTKSGKMITALSTMKTMERILPPDRFMRIHRSFIVALDKIDAIQHNTVKIGKAVIPVTDQYRQQFKLHFKAWL from the coding sequence ATGAAGAGTAAACTCAACTGCATTGTAATTGACGATGATCCTGAGGTAAGTAATTACGTAAGTGAGTTTGTTCGCGAAACTTCTTTCCTTCATTTGGTGTCGGTGCATAATAGTCCTGCAGAAGCCATTGATATTATTGGTAGCTCGGGTATTGATTTAATTATACTTGATATTAATCTTCCGGGGATTGACGGGATGAGTTTTGCTAAAACACTTTACGATCAATATGGAAAGGATATGCCGAGAATAATATTTATAAGCGGTTCTGGCGACCATGCCTCAGAAGGTTATAAAGTTGATGCCATAGATTACCTTTTAAAGCCTTTTACTTACGAAGATTTTTATAAAGCAGCTTTTAAAGCAAAAAACTATCCCCTTACATTAGCTCAAAAAAATGAGACAGAAGAATATATCTTCCTCAAAGTTGAGCATGAATTAATTCGTATAGCCATCAATGAAATTCTATACGGAGAGAGCCAGAAAGACTACATTAAAGTTTTTACCAAGAGCGGAAAAATGATAACTGCGCTTTCAACCATGAAAACAATGGAGCGTATTTTACCTCCGGATCGTTTTATGCGAATACACAGATCTTTTATTGTGGCATTAGATAAGATAGATGCAATCCAACACAATACAGTCAAAATCGGTAAAGCGGTCATTCCTGTTACAGATCAATATCGCCAGCAGTTTAAATTACATTTTAAAGCCTGGCTCTAA
- a CDS encoding OmpA family protein, protein MNIKFTKSTMLVALLGLSSQLFAQDTPTTSGRFGKQSLRTWSVGAQGGIFSQNTFLGGQSLRAREFKSIGYGAFIKKQILPALGLQADFLRGEIKTANYAGQTTLATGLEQKNSINYAGSLTAVLNIANFSLNTENAVLIPYIKAGAGYMSSDSQVGNTEVFNEREGWYIPTGVGFKFGVSKGINIDLGYDINFIKSSPTVRNAYNGNRYSYSHVGLEFALGNNENSQLQNYSAVADLRKQSAEESAELRRSLSTAEQNAQRDRAQYAKDLGDDDTDGVANKFDKCPGTPSGTVVDGSGCPLAAPKTQVIKETTVITEADRKVVRDAISNLEFDLGKSTIRSKSNATLNRVAALLMEKNFSLKLAGHTDNTGGRELNLRLSKERAEAVKAYLVAQGANASRVEAVGYGPDQPISTNKTAAGRQENRRVEFTLY, encoded by the coding sequence ATGAATATCAAATTTACAAAATCAACAATGCTAGTTGCTTTGTTAGGTTTATCATCCCAATTGTTTGCACAGGATACCCCGACCACGTCTGGAAGATTTGGAAAGCAGTCACTAAGAACTTGGAGCGTAGGTGCTCAAGGAGGTATTTTTAGTCAAAATACTTTTTTAGGCGGTCAAAGTCTAAGGGCTAGAGAATTCAAAAGCATAGGTTATGGCGCTTTCATTAAAAAGCAAATTTTACCAGCTTTAGGCTTACAAGCTGATTTTTTAAGAGGTGAAATTAAAACCGCAAATTATGCAGGACAAACTACGCTTGCAACAGGTCTTGAGCAAAAAAATAGTATCAACTATGCTGGATCATTAACAGCAGTATTAAACATTGCTAACTTTAGCCTAAACACTGAAAACGCAGTATTAATTCCTTATATCAAGGCTGGTGCTGGTTATATGTCTTCAGATTCACAAGTTGGAAATACTGAAGTTTTTAATGAAAGAGAAGGTTGGTACATCCCAACAGGAGTTGGATTTAAATTCGGAGTTTCTAAAGGAATCAATATTGATTTAGGTTACGACATCAACTTTATCAAATCTTCTCCAACAGTTAGAAATGCTTACAATGGAAATAGATACTCATATTCTCACGTAGGTTTAGAATTTGCTTTAGGAAACAATGAAAATTCACAGTTACAAAACTACAGTGCAGTAGCTGATTTACGTAAACAAAGTGCTGAAGAAAGTGCAGAATTAAGAAGATCATTATCTACAGCTGAGCAAAATGCACAAAGAGATAGAGCGCAATATGCAAAAGATTTAGGTGATGATGATACTGATGGTGTTGCAAATAAATTTGACAAATGCCCAGGTACTCCTTCAGGAACTGTAGTTGATGGATCAGGTTGCCCATTAGCAGCTCCAAAAACTCAAGTGATTAAAGAAACTACCGTAATTACTGAAGCAGATCGTAAAGTGGTTAGAGATGCAATTTCTAATTTAGAATTTGATTTAGGTAAATCTACTATCCGTTCAAAATCGAATGCAACTTTAAATCGTGTAGCAGCATTATTAATGGAGAAAAACTTTAGTTTAAAATTAGCTGGTCACACTGATAATACTGGTGGCAGAGAATTAAACTTACGTTTATCAAAAGAAAGAGCTGAAGCAGTAAAAGCTTATTTAGTAGCTCAAGGTGCAAATGCATCAAGAGTTGAAGCTGTTGGTTACGGTCCTGATCAACCAATTTCTACAAACAAAACTGCAGCCGGTCGTCAAGAAAACCGTCGTGTAGAATTCACCTTGTATTAA
- a CDS encoding NmrA family NAD(P)-binding protein codes for MENKQNPTVLILGASGTIGSQLVKDLKDQPVNIRITSRKQNEVEQLCSEGKDCKFLDLDDPQTFALALAGVDRVFLLTGYTVGMLTQSKTLVDAAKKAGVSHIVHVGVFAEWDTTDAHFAWHQMIEKYIEASGIAWTHLHPNMFMEALTGAYLPKNLTFTAYWKDRRVGYIAASDIAAVAAKVLIDGPRRHASKDYWLSVESHSGKEIAQLMSEVTGLEIKCEEKGLEEFKELIEAWIANGADSWYASANIEFVKQMLDGRMSYMSMVQNDIPYILGRPAKTVREYLAENKEVLVASANRK; via the coding sequence ATGGAAAATAAGCAAAATCCAACGGTACTCATTTTAGGTGCCAGCGGAACAATAGGCAGTCAACTAGTTAAAGACCTCAAAGATCAACCTGTTAACATCCGGATCACTTCCCGTAAGCAAAACGAGGTAGAGCAACTTTGTAGTGAAGGAAAAGACTGCAAGTTTCTTGATCTTGATGATCCACAAACTTTTGCGCTTGCGCTTGCCGGTGTTGATCGTGTTTTTTTATTGACAGGCTACACTGTTGGTATGCTCACCCAGAGTAAAACGTTGGTGGATGCAGCGAAAAAAGCAGGTGTTAGTCATATTGTACATGTTGGCGTATTCGCTGAATGGGATACCACAGACGCTCACTTTGCCTGGCACCAGATGATCGAAAAATATATTGAGGCAAGTGGGATTGCCTGGACACACCTTCATCCGAATATGTTCATGGAAGCTCTTACAGGTGCTTACCTACCAAAAAACCTTACTTTCACCGCTTATTGGAAAGATCGCAGGGTAGGTTATATTGCGGCAAGTGATATAGCTGCCGTTGCCGCTAAGGTTCTTATTGATGGCCCTAGACGGCATGCTAGCAAGGATTATTGGTTGAGTGTTGAAAGCCATAGTGGAAAGGAAATTGCCCAGCTAATGAGTGAGGTAACCGGACTTGAGATCAAATGCGAAGAAAAAGGCCTTGAAGAATTCAAAGAACTGATTGAAGCTTGGATAGCTAACGGTGCTGACAGTTGGTATGCAAGCGCAAACATCGAATTTGTTAAGCAAATGCTTGATGGAAGAATGTCGTACATGTCAATGGTCCAAAATGATATTCCGTACATCCTAGGCAGACCTGCAAAAACAGTCCGGGAGTATCTAGCTGAAAACAAAGAAGTGCTGGTAGCTTCAGCTAATCGAAAATAG
- a CDS encoding sensor histidine kinase has protein sequence MINQPQSERFSRIIRKLFVFFLIFTFIVTTGSFILRHTITTKLDRLSNQLQQPWQQPAINRLLVDLNLTENRFQQASANGQISDLETYKNHLKDIFAKIEKIIQWYKVDGNSKIPKSKQQIALALQQKIAVSQQLFDLQKRFTSLLENTTLASIKDRSAENEFGKRKLQIDTSVSVYKEPTKRSLIKRLKDAVENTTNVKVLTIKQPKNSDRVEIQPNQNDLLRTLGQQYARLGQSNQEMILANLNLLTELRQLLLDVQGIERIAYEQSREKILEEYQSTSRDLNTFTGIASFFILIFIIILIFYIREASGAERRYIMENSRAVRLAGQKSEILAIMSHEIRNKLMAINGAVFMLKRTTLLPEQEKKVISIDLSSFLLLETVNNVLDVSKLEQSAAELKINPFTPYQAISDSVEAMRFMAERKGINLNFEFEGVKDLTINGDDLRLKQVLINLLSNAIKFTDKGYVSLSAQLQEKGNAFLLVVMVKDTGSGIPKNKQAGLFTPYYQAGGHKQGTGLGLYLCRQLVRLQGGEIEIESDEGKGCVVSFSIPY, from the coding sequence ATGATTAATCAACCTCAATCCGAACGTTTCAGCAGAATTATCAGAAAACTATTTGTATTCTTTTTGATATTTACTTTTATAGTTACAACCGGGTCGTTTATACTTCGCCACACAATTACCACAAAACTAGATCGCTTAAGTAATCAACTACAGCAGCCATGGCAGCAACCGGCAATAAATAGGTTACTTGTTGATTTAAATCTAACAGAAAATCGGTTTCAACAGGCAAGTGCAAATGGGCAAATAAGTGATTTAGAAACTTACAAAAACCACTTAAAGGATATTTTTGCGAAGATTGAAAAAATTATTCAATGGTATAAAGTTGACGGAAATAGTAAAATACCAAAGAGTAAGCAGCAAATAGCACTTGCACTTCAACAAAAAATTGCGGTCTCGCAACAATTATTTGATCTTCAAAAAAGATTTACATCACTGCTCGAAAATACAACTTTAGCCTCCATTAAAGATCGGTCTGCTGAAAATGAATTTGGTAAGCGTAAATTGCAAATTGATACTTCAGTTTCTGTTTATAAAGAACCGACTAAAAGAAGTTTGATTAAAAGGCTGAAGGATGCCGTAGAAAATACTACCAATGTAAAAGTTCTTACTATTAAACAACCTAAAAATTCGGATAGAGTTGAGATTCAACCCAATCAAAACGATCTATTAAGAACATTGGGGCAACAATATGCCCGCTTAGGCCAATCGAACCAAGAAATGATTTTGGCAAATTTAAATTTGCTCACTGAATTGCGACAGCTTTTGCTGGATGTTCAAGGCATTGAGCGGATAGCCTATGAACAAAGCCGCGAAAAGATACTCGAAGAATACCAATCCACTTCGAGAGATTTAAACACATTTACCGGCATCGCATCATTTTTCATATTAATATTTATCATCATTCTGATTTTTTATATCAGGGAAGCCTCCGGTGCAGAAAGGCGATATATCATGGAAAATTCAAGGGCTGTGAGACTAGCTGGCCAAAAATCAGAGATACTCGCAATTATGAGCCATGAGATTCGCAATAAATTAATGGCAATAAATGGTGCTGTCTTTATGCTTAAAAGAACAACATTATTACCAGAACAGGAGAAGAAAGTTATTTCGATTGATTTATCTTCATTTTTGCTTCTTGAAACAGTGAACAATGTACTTGATGTTAGCAAATTAGAGCAAAGTGCTGCCGAATTAAAGATAAATCCATTTACACCCTATCAGGCAATTAGTGATTCTGTTGAGGCAATGCGTTTTATGGCTGAAAGGAAGGGTATTAATTTGAATTTTGAATTTGAGGGGGTGAAGGATTTGACCATAAATGGAGATGATTTACGGCTTAAACAGGTGCTCATAAATTTATTAAGCAATGCGATTAAGTTTACCGATAAAGGGTATGTAAGTTTATCAGCTCAACTTCAGGAGAAAGGGAATGCATTTTTGCTTGTCGTAATGGTAAAAGACACTGGTTCTGGTATTCCCAAAAATAAACAGGCCGGTCTGTTTACACCTTATTATCAAGCTGGCGGCCACAAGCAAGGAACTGGGCTGGGTTTGTATCTTTGCCGACAATTGGTAAGGCTTCAAGGCGGAGAGATCGAAATCGAAAGCGATGAGGGTAAGGGTTGTGTGGTTAGTTTTTCCATACCCTATTAA